In Williamwhitmania taraxaci, a genomic segment contains:
- a CDS encoding TerC family protein, whose translation MDFLFQPETYISLLTLTLLEIVLGIDNIIFISIVTGKLPKERQKRIRTIGLLLALLFRIGLLCIITVIIGLKHPIFSVGSFAFSARDLILLLGGLFLIAKSVTEIHGKVEGEEHQVKSSKSKAGFAILMQIVALDIIFSFDSILTAVGLSNHLGIMISAVVISMVVMIFFSGYISEFINKHATLQVLALSFLILIGFMLTMEAFHYEIPKGYIYFALFFSMVVEMINLRMRKKEVAKH comes from the coding sequence ATGGACTTTCTGTTTCAACCCGAAACCTACATTTCGCTGCTTACGCTTACCTTGCTGGAGATTGTGCTTGGTATCGACAATATTATTTTTATTTCGATCGTTACCGGAAAGCTGCCCAAGGAACGGCAGAAGCGGATTAGGACCATTGGACTGCTGCTTGCCCTGCTGTTTCGTATCGGGTTGCTCTGCATTATCACCGTTATCATTGGTCTAAAACACCCAATCTTTTCGGTTGGTAGTTTCGCCTTTAGCGCACGCGACCTAATTTTGCTGCTGGGAGGATTATTCCTCATTGCCAAGAGCGTTACCGAAATTCACGGCAAGGTGGAGGGCGAGGAGCACCAGGTGAAGTCGTCCAAGAGTAAGGCGGGCTTTGCTATTCTAATGCAGATAGTTGCGCTTGACATCATCTTTTCCTTCGATTCCATACTTACCGCAGTTGGCCTTTCGAACCATTTAGGCATCATGATTTCGGCTGTGGTGATCTCTATGGTGGTGATGATCTTCTTCTCGGGCTATATCAGCGAGTTTATCAACAAGCACGCCACGCTGCAGGTTCTAGCGCTCTCGTTCCTAATTTTGATTGGCTTTATGCTCACCATGGAGGCCTTCCACTACGAGATACCAAAGGGGTATATCTATTTTGCCCTTTTCTTCTCCATGGTGGTGGAGATGATAAACCTGAGGATGCGCAAGAAGGAGGTTGCAAAGCATTAA
- a CDS encoding DNA-3-methyladenine glycosylase I, producing the protein MDKPTSYCQFVERLEHNNPHRQYHDSAYGFPIDDDNALFERLVLEINQAGLSWTTILNKMENFRRAYHHFNIATVAAYGDEDRVRLLSDAGIIRNRLKVNAAIENAQTILKLQAEAGSFKCWLDGHHPKTRAEWTTLFKKTFKFTGGEIVNEFLMSTGYLPGSHVEGCLIYKKVVECKPKWLEKSK; encoded by the coding sequence ATGGATAAGCCCACCTCCTACTGCCAGTTTGTTGAAAGGCTTGAACACAACAACCCTCATCGGCAATACCACGACTCGGCCTACGGGTTCCCCATTGATGATGACAACGCCCTCTTTGAGCGGCTCGTGCTGGAGATTAACCAAGCAGGCCTTAGCTGGACTACCATACTGAACAAGATGGAGAACTTTCGACGCGCTTACCACCACTTCAACATTGCCACCGTTGCTGCATACGGCGACGAGGATCGAGTGAGGCTCCTGAGCGATGCGGGAATAATCCGCAACCGCCTTAAGGTAAATGCAGCCATCGAAAATGCTCAAACAATACTAAAGCTACAAGCGGAGGCCGGTTCGTTCAAATGTTGGCTCGACGGCCATCACCCTAAAACGCGCGCGGAGTGGACCACCCTCTTTAAGAAAACCTTTAAGTTTACCGGAGGCGAAATTGTAAACGAGTTTCTCATGAGCACCGGCTACCTGCCCGGATCGCATGTAGAAGGTTGCCTTATTTACAAAAAGGTAGTGGAGTGTAAGCCGAAGTGGCTAGAAAAAAGCAAGTAG